From a single Apostichopus japonicus isolate 1M-3 chromosome 12, ASM3797524v1, whole genome shotgun sequence genomic region:
- the LOC139977261 gene encoding fibroblast growth factor receptor 1-like, which translates to MGKIYKRWMGSINLANETNKCVVVTTLTVPTPWLNNGKVLLTKGGQVKLYDFCLARDAPKIAALKKEKIRSVTLNQFPPEMLMLNQYTESSDVWSTAVVIWEIMKAGIPPFPVDREVRFDEDIIKPSVPWPEKYLQLRDKILFDCWKYNCSLRPSIHQLRATFVAIFEKIITDSSYEIPIPTTYLPMRTPDTTQPTYAEQIYHAGK; encoded by the exons ATGGGAAAAATCTACAAAAGATGGATGGGATCTATTAATCTTGCCAATGAGACCAATAAGTGTGTTGTAGTGACAACTCTAACAG TTCCTACACCCTGGCTTAACAACGGAAAAGTTTTGCTAACAAAAGGAGGGCAGGTAAAATTGTATGACTTCTGTCTGGCTCGCGATGCACCGAAAATAGCTgctctgaagaaagaaaag ATTCGTTCCGTGACTTTGAATCAATTCCCACCTGAAATGTTGATGTTAAATCAATATACAGAATCCAGTGACGTGTGGTCTACAGCAGTAGTAATATGGGAGATTATGAAAGCTG GAATCCCACCATTTCCGGTTGACCGGGAAGTTAGATTTGACGAGGACATAATCAAACCATCAGTACCCTGGCCCGAGAAGTACTTACAGTTAAG AGATAAAATCTTGTTCGATTGTTGGAAGTATAACTGTTCTCTTCGACCTTCCATTCATCAATTGAGAGCAACATTCGTAGCT ATATTTGAGAAAATAATCACGGATAGTTCTTACGAGATACCGATACCTACGACGTATTTACCTATGAGAACCCCTGATACCACTCAACCTACCTATGCAGAACAAATCTACCATGCTGGAAAGTGA
- the LOC139977679 gene encoding uncharacterized protein — translation MIMFSSLFMLSILVVQGFCQTCPTNQHVEIMETKTIYCDVGGNVEGYYWYQGSISLTQPILRLENGVKGGEKYDDDHYDITSEGNMKIINARLEQEASYTYAVIFENGTVWRRSISVLIIVTPTPPCPLVQSCSNCDECIIRVKSNHPTSLTCYIEHVRPNVTLYWSVEGHNTTFTERTSFEIKNNITDTWNTSTTVLFELECAEDAIFHCSVYYNRELLKIGNKTVNIRSEKCNEDNTKQMSSPTQVIVSCVLAVVGIILFALAIFYCKLHRRHGGWQGTLLAEVKQTNVLEELKQVSFSDSWCVDCQLTITYEDNGTSRVNNTHELLEALSRDERGNRVLFIGEPGIGKSHLFRDISRKWKNGEILKDVILIYLQLQYISKDACILDELMKLMNREKSVEEANSLILELERKDSIVLLDGVSNWSRLHHNNNKNNISNVVSEKRLTVEHILKGNIGNFRNMKLWVTSCNIDKDLKVMSKPYTRVDVLGFTEIQRNAFFERFWQEKENQKKEENIEVYSMLEEKQKEWKDQTPNPEERPLNYKIVADILERWQSQMGTVYNCKEYITRSPLIARLFASIYLHSNRGDNTMLEQNLFLFFKNKPETIRNILNVGKCDLLACLLEVGTQDEEKYKEYAKMLQLEKLVFNHSTEEYHQDAILHLLKSCKETETTIESLEIYGDFPIVRLPSLPSIRDRLDFHEVHLADKAKFKAVMEKVPQMTKKIKFYDSEIPERLSQEELQDIVDIKKIEVFRKTEDASYERLCKMESGRSGQEKQENNA, via the exons ATGATAATGTTTTCGTCTTTGTTCATGCTGTCCATCCTCGTGGTGCAAG GTTTTTGCCAAACATGTCCTACGAATCAACATGTCGAGATAATGGAAACTAAAACCATATACTGTGACGTTGGCGGTAACGTCGAGGGATATTATTGGTACCAGGGATCAATATCACTGACTCAACCAATACTTAGATTAGAGAATGGTGTAAAGGGTGGAGAAAAGTATGACGATGACCATTATGACATCACCTCTGAAGGTAATATGAAAATTATCAATGCTAGGCTGGAACAAGAGGCCTCTTACACATATGCTGTAATATTTGAAAACGGAACCGTGTGGAGACGGTCTATTTCAGTCTTGATTATAG TTACGCCGACACCTCCGTGTCCTCTCGTCCAGTCTTGTTCTAACTGCGATGAATGCATTATTAGAGTTAAATCCAACCATCCTACTAGTTTAACTTGTTACATAGAACATGTACGCCCGAATGTTACATTGTATTGGAGTGTCGAAGGACATAATACTACATTCACCGAAAGGACATCATTTGAGATCAAGAATAACATAACAGATACCTGGAATACTTCTACTACAGTTCTCTTCGAATTAGAATGTGCAGAAGATGCCATATTTCACTGCTCTGTTTATTACAATAGAGAGTTGTTGAAAATAGGGAATAAGACAGTTAACATTCGATCAG AAAAATGCAATGAAGACAACACGAAACAGATGAGCTCTCCAACGCAAGTAATTGTTTCGTGTGTTTTGGCTGTCGTGGGGATAATTCTTTTTGCTTTAGCTATATTTTATTGTAAGCTACATCGGCGGCACGGTGGATGGCAAG GAACGTTGTTGGCAGAAGTAAAACAGACTAATGTGTTGGAAGAATTAAAACAAGTCTCATTCAGTGACAGCTGGTGTGTTGACTGTCAGTTAACGATAACTTACGAAGACAACGGTACATCCCGTGTTAATAATACACATGAGCTGCTTGAGGCATTATCCAGGGACGAGCGGGGTAACCGAGTATTATTTATTGGCGAGCCTGGTATTGGCAAATCACATTTATTTCGGGACATATCAAGAAAGTGGAAGAATGGAGAAATTCTTAAAGATGTTATTCTGATCTACCTTCAGCTACAATATATTTCCAAAGACGCTTGTATATTGGATGAACTCATGAAACTGATGAACCGAGAAAAGTCTGTTGAAGAAGCGAATAGTTTAATTTTGGAATTAGAAAGGAAAGATAGCATTGTATTGTTAGATGGAGTTAGCAATTGGTCAAGacttcatcataataataataaaaataatatatcgAATGTAGTCAGTGAGAAGAGGCTAACTGTGGAGCATATCTTGAAGGGTAATATTGGTAACTTTAGAAATATGAAACTTTGGGTAACCTCTTGTAACATCGACAAGGATTTGAAAGTTATGAGCAAACCTTACACAAGGGTAGACGTTCTCGGATTTACCGAAATCCAAAGAAATGCtttttttgaaagattttggcaagaaaaggaaaaccaaaaaaaagaggaaaacatCGAGGTGTACAGCATGTTAGAGGAAAAGCAAAAGGAATGGAAAGATCAAACACCTAATCCCGAGGAGAGACCCTTGAATTACAAAATTGTTGCAGATATATTGGAAAGATGGCAATCTCAGATGGGAACTGTTTATAATTGTAAAGAATATATTACAAGATCTCCATTAATTGCTCGCTTGTTTGCTTCGATTTACTTACATTCAAACAGAGGAGACAATACAATGCTGGAACAaaatttgtttctgttctttaaAAATAAGCCTGAAACAATCAGGAATATTTTGAATGTCGGTAAATGCGATCTATTAGCATGTTTACTGGAAGTGGGAACGCAAGATGAAGAGAAATACAAAGaatatgcaaaaatgttacaattgGAGAAGTTGGTGTTCAACCATAGCACAGAAGAGTATCACCAAGACGCAATACTGCACTTGTTGAAGAGTTGTAAGGAGACAGAA ACCACGATTGAATCTTTGGAGATATATGGAGACTTCCCAATTGTTCGATTGCCCAGTTTACCAAGCATCCGCGATCGGCTTGACTTTCACGAGGTCCATTTAGCAGACAAAGCTAAATTCAAAGCTGTGATGGAAAAGGTTCCACAAATGACGAAAAAAATAAA GTTTTATGACAGCGAAATCCCAGAAAGACTTTCACAAGAGGAACTACAGGATATTGTTGATATTAAGAAGATTGAAG TTTTTCGCAAGACTGAAGATGCCTCTTATGAGCGTTTATGCAAAATGGAGAGTGGAAGAAGTGGACAAGAGAAACAAGAGAACAACGCTTAA